In Alkalihalobacillus sp. AL-G, the genomic stretch AAAAAACGGCACCGGAATTTCCGATGAAAACCAAACCGCTGCTGGCAGAGAGGAGTGATCCAAAGTGTTTTTCACAAAAAAGAAGAAAAAAATCAATGGAGACAGCGATATTCAAAATCTAGCAAACATCGTAGGGGAAAAATCGATTTTATATGAAAAAGAAGACCTTCTATCCTACGATTGCGATGGTTTCACCATTCATAAATCGATGCCAAAAGCGGTCGTGTTTCCCAAAGATACGGAAGAAGTCGCTTCGATTGTGAAATATCTCACGACGAACAAACTTCCGTTCCTAGCGCGCGGAGCAGGCACGGGGCTTAGCGGGGGATCGATTCCTTTAAATGGGGAAATCATCATCAGTTTGGTTAAGATGAAAAAGCTGTTAAGTGTTGATTTTGAAAATAGGCAGGCCGTCGTACAACCTGGTTTCGTCAATTTGAAACTGACAAACTCGATATCTGACAAAGGTTATTATTATGCTCCGGATCCATCGAGCCAATATGTTTGTACGATCGGCGGGAATGTCGCTGAAAACGCTGGGGGAGCACATTGCTTGAAATACGGGGTAACGACCAACCATATATTAGGGCTTGAGGTGGTCCTGCCCAACGGTGAAATCATTGAAATCAGTGAGGATGGTGTGCCGGATGCACCGGGTTATGACTTACTCGGACTCCTGACTGGATCGGAAGGCACACTTGGGATTGTCACGAAAATCACAGTCCGGATCTTGAAAAACCCGGAAGGAAAGCAGACCGTACTCGCCTACTTCGATGACGTAGAGGATGGCAGCCATGCTGTATCGGATATCATCTCTGAGGGCATCGTTCCAGCCGCACTTGAAATGATGGACAAAACCGCGATCGAAGGGGTCGAAGCAGGTACCTATCCTGTCGGGCATCCTGATGATATTGAAGCGTTGCTCTTGATTGAAGTTGATGGGATCATTGCTGGGATCGATGAGCAAATCAACGAAATCCTGAACGTATGTAAAAAAAGGAATGTCAGGGAAGTCAAAGTTGCCGAAAGTGAAGAAGAAAGAGGCAAATGGTGGGCTAATCGGAAGACCGGATTCGGAGCGATGGGCGCGATTTCTCCCGATTATATAGTCCAGGATGGTGTCATCCCACGAAGTAAGCTTCCAGAAGTTCTAAGGGATATTGCTAAAATCAGTAAGGAATCTGGCTTGAGGATTGCGAACATTTTCCATGCTGGAGATGGGAATCTCCATCCTTTGATTTTATTCGATTCAAGAAATCCAGGGGAAACGGAAAAAGCGTTGAAGGCAGGATCAGCATGCTTGAAGGCATGTGCTGATGTTGGCGGTTCGATAACAGGAGAGCATGGCGTCGGGATTGAAAAGATCGAGGAAATGCGTTTTATCTTCACGGTAGAGGAATTACAGGTACAGACAGATGTCCGTGACGTTTTTAATCCGGAAAATTTACTGAACAAAGGAAAACTGTTCCCTACACCGAGCAGATGTATGGATGTCAAAAAGATGCCTAAGGGGACGGTTGCCAACTAGCTAGTCAAAAATTGATCATTGGATAGGAGAGAAGAAAATGAAGTTTGGTAGATTCAATTATAAGAATGAAATCCATTATGG encodes the following:
- a CDS encoding FAD-binding oxidoreductase → MFFTKKKKKINGDSDIQNLANIVGEKSILYEKEDLLSYDCDGFTIHKSMPKAVVFPKDTEEVASIVKYLTTNKLPFLARGAGTGLSGGSIPLNGEIIISLVKMKKLLSVDFENRQAVVQPGFVNLKLTNSISDKGYYYAPDPSSQYVCTIGGNVAENAGGAHCLKYGVTTNHILGLEVVLPNGEIIEISEDGVPDAPGYDLLGLLTGSEGTLGIVTKITVRILKNPEGKQTVLAYFDDVEDGSHAVSDIISEGIVPAALEMMDKTAIEGVEAGTYPVGHPDDIEALLLIEVDGIIAGIDEQINEILNVCKKRNVREVKVAESEEERGKWWANRKTGFGAMGAISPDYIVQDGVIPRSKLPEVLRDIAKISKESGLRIANIFHAGDGNLHPLILFDSRNPGETEKALKAGSACLKACADVGGSITGEHGVGIEKIEEMRFIFTVEELQVQTDVRDVFNPENLLNKGKLFPTPSRCMDVKKMPKGTVAN